In Polyangia bacterium, a single genomic region encodes these proteins:
- a CDS encoding HlyD family efflux transporter periplasmic adaptor subunit produces MIRSRARFAAPAAILAAGAIFWTLAHGGTLGGLSARGYAEDLDTPAAPVAAGRVARVLVEVGQATHTGDVVAVMDTAELELKLANARLALSRSNTQLGAGEFKAGAAVARAELLVLRTEGTLTRDRAELTEVQQQLARLEKLASDQLVQARTVEQEKLKEADLRASVELLDAATKQRRAGLGRKQGGQAALDEVELQLAPLRDAVHVAETSVKLAQLAYDEATVRAHADGVVSAILRHAGDVVPAGTELVRIVSGRPGRVVCWVPERELGKVAVGRGVHLRGQSLWSARWSGRIAVVAPEVEEVPVRARLAPQVPAWGRRVELETWPPQPFVLGEVVHVRF; encoded by the coding sequence ATGATCAGATCACGCGCCCGCTTTGCGGCCCCAGCCGCCATCCTCGCCGCAGGGGCCATCTTCTGGACGCTCGCCCATGGCGGTACGTTGGGCGGCCTCTCCGCGCGCGGCTACGCCGAGGATCTCGACACGCCTGCCGCGCCGGTCGCCGCCGGCCGCGTCGCGCGCGTCCTTGTCGAGGTGGGCCAAGCCACGCACACGGGCGACGTCGTGGCTGTCATGGACACGGCCGAGCTGGAGCTCAAGCTCGCGAACGCGCGCCTCGCGCTCAGCCGCTCGAATACCCAGCTCGGCGCAGGCGAGTTCAAGGCCGGCGCCGCGGTCGCGCGCGCCGAGCTGCTCGTGCTCAGGACCGAGGGGACGCTGACGCGCGACCGCGCCGAACTGACCGAGGTACAGCAACAACTCGCGCGCCTGGAGAAGCTGGCAAGCGATCAGCTCGTGCAGGCGCGCACCGTCGAGCAGGAAAAGCTCAAGGAGGCCGACCTCAGGGCCAGCGTCGAGCTGCTGGACGCCGCGACGAAGCAGCGCCGCGCGGGCCTTGGGCGCAAGCAGGGAGGCCAGGCGGCGCTCGACGAGGTCGAGCTGCAGCTCGCGCCACTGCGCGATGCTGTGCATGTCGCCGAAACGTCCGTCAAGCTCGCGCAGCTTGCCTACGACGAGGCCACCGTGCGTGCCCACGCCGACGGCGTCGTGTCGGCGATCCTCCGTCACGCGGGCGACGTCGTGCCCGCCGGCACCGAGCTGGTCCGGATCGTCAGCGGCCGCCCCGGCCGGGTCGTGTGCTGGGTACCGGAGCGTGAGCTCGGCAAGGTCGCCGTCGGGCGCGGCGTCCACCTGCGTGGCCAGAGCCTGTGGAGCGCGCGCTGGAGCGGGCGCATCGCGGTGGTCGCGCCCGAGGTCGAGGAGGTCCCGGTGCGCGCGCGCCTGGCGCCTCAGGTGCCCGCCTGGGGCCGTCGCGTCGAGCTTGAAACCTGGCCGCCTCAACCGTTCGTTCTGGGTGAGGTGGTCCATGTTCGTTTCTGA
- a CDS encoding polyphosphate polymerase domain-containing protein, producing MAGSKLNLVWSSARVDGKEAAETVARAPLINLPVREVDRFELKYWVPNAVCQEVVEYARPYLILDPWNVKVGLERQYNSTLYLETPRLDAYQTHKDQAADRYKLRVRAYGEIPAGMAFFEVKRKINAITVKTRAPVPIEEVGPLLEGMGPMPEKLSTEERRSLENFLFLQTATGARPYVLVRAHRESYCTPDPREDVRLTFDRDIGFQSVRGPSLRGDPRGWIPIDGYDQHGFYGQHTMIELKFPRFAPAWMGHLINRLDMWRVAYSKYVAAVQSLIDQPMTDAMAWDFAGEID from the coding sequence ATGGCCGGTAGCAAATTGAATCTCGTTTGGTCATCAGCGCGTGTCGACGGCAAAGAAGCAGCAGAGACGGTGGCGCGCGCGCCGCTCATCAACCTGCCCGTGCGCGAGGTCGATCGCTTCGAGCTCAAGTACTGGGTTCCGAACGCCGTCTGCCAGGAGGTCGTCGAGTACGCTCGCCCCTACCTCATACTTGATCCATGGAACGTCAAGGTGGGGCTCGAACGTCAGTACAATTCGACGCTCTACCTCGAGACACCGCGTCTCGATGCGTACCAGACACACAAGGATCAGGCAGCCGATCGCTACAAGCTGCGTGTGCGCGCCTACGGCGAGATCCCGGCCGGCATGGCGTTCTTCGAGGTCAAGCGCAAGATCAACGCCATAACCGTGAAGACGCGGGCGCCGGTGCCGATCGAAGAGGTCGGGCCCCTCCTCGAAGGAATGGGGCCGATGCCCGAAAAGCTGTCGACCGAAGAACGCCGCAGCCTGGAGAACTTCCTCTTCCTGCAGACGGCGACGGGCGCCCGGCCCTACGTGCTCGTGCGAGCGCATCGCGAGTCGTACTGCACGCCCGACCCGCGCGAGGACGTGCGCCTGACGTTCGATCGCGACATCGGCTTCCAGTCGGTGCGCGGGCCGTCGCTCCGCGGCGATCCGCGCGGGTGGATCCCAATCGACGGCTATGACCAGCACGGGTTCTACGGCCAGCACACCATGATCGAACTCAAGTTCCCACGTTTCGCGCCTGCCTGGATGGGCCACCTAATTAATAGGCTAGACATGTGGCGGGTCGCCTACTCGAAGTACGTCGCCGCCGTGCAGTCGCTTATCGATCAGCCGATGACGGACGCGATGGCCTGGGACTTCGCTGGGGAGATCGACTAG
- a CDS encoding DUF4956 domain-containing protein gives MEQRIAWETAVASLALAFALSVVVAWLYSATHAGLSYLRGFTQSIAMGGIIAASVMLAIGDDVARGLGVVGALTIVRFRTTIKDTRDLMFVFAGLAAGVASGVQSYAVAIAGTGMFAVAVGFLHVTSFGTHRQFDAVLRIRMPANSPEQRAFTDLLERHCRRFMLVNLREAGHEIYEHSYQVQFSDPKAGAALLREINLLPGLTGATLLMQDSSLEL, from the coding sequence GTGGAGCAGCGCATCGCCTGGGAAACGGCAGTCGCGTCGCTCGCGCTTGCCTTCGCGCTCTCGGTCGTCGTCGCCTGGCTTTACTCGGCGACCCATGCCGGACTGTCCTATCTTCGTGGATTCACCCAGAGCATCGCGATGGGCGGCATCATCGCCGCGTCCGTCATGCTGGCCATCGGCGACGACGTGGCGCGCGGCCTCGGCGTGGTGGGCGCGCTCACCATCGTCCGCTTCCGGACAACTATCAAGGATACGCGCGACCTCATGTTCGTCTTCGCGGGGCTCGCCGCCGGTGTCGCCAGCGGCGTGCAGAGCTACGCCGTGGCCATAGCCGGCACGGGCATGTTCGCTGTGGCCGTCGGCTTCCTGCACGTGACGTCGTTCGGCACGCACCGGCAGTTCGACGCCGTTTTGCGCATCCGCATGCCCGCCAACTCGCCCGAGCAGCGCGCGTTCACCGACTTGCTTGAACGGCACTGCCGACGCTTCATGCTCGTCAACCTGCGCGAGGCCGGCCACGAGATCTACGAGCACTCCTACCAAGTGCAGTTCTCCGATCCAAAGGCCGGCGCCGCCCTCTTGCGCGAGATCAACCTTCTGCCCGGACTCACGGGGGCAACCCTCCTCATGCAGGACTCGTCGCTCGAACTATGA